A window of Zingiber officinale cultivar Zhangliang chromosome 5A, Zo_v1.1, whole genome shotgun sequence contains these coding sequences:
- the LOC121979418 gene encoding uncharacterized protein LOC121979418 gives MDVDGEDDNEPPCIRDDCDGNWLMYNVDPKWKNGCLKSANNKWRQYKSYLTKTFILSKLDKPEELDEPPIGYGITRDTWRSFVISRMSEDFMDGYIQQKREGKLIIEGTKEDILTKALDTEEYNGRVRGIGGHITPTIYFNSGRRCKHAEVITEHKRELMEARKKILEQDARIQNLEVMVYKKGTMCDISIDDKGSCSKLQPMIEDGMKNDDDDLQILCQADVLQGKPDALTLESSTNIVAHGTIVCGNESNKMLHGVPFPNNCMRVSIDEAVEKSAPLPYPIPSEFEVIGDAVGTHVAWPKHLIVNQDEKPRRKKLEQPRKKHTLSTSAPRALHILYCYSKRALDDGRYISVSFDYDVFDDDYELVLHLEDIIPLYHLEPLLGNCVIAYIWYLYKKLLKDNKKEKFRFVNPHKIPYMATSAHDKKGKFERLNQRASHLAGRLSGASVDQLVLVPCNIGFHWILTVIDPYNEVIYLLDSLRHRIHDEDWKYIVEM, from the exons ATGGATgttgacggagaagatgataatgaaccaccatgCATTCGGGATGACTGTGATGGGAATTGG TTGATGTACAATGTTGACCCAAAGTGGAAGAATGGTTGTTTGAAATCAGCAAACAATAAGTGGCGTCAATACAAAAGTTATCTCACTAAGACGTTCATTTTAAGTAAGCTTGATAAACCCGAGGAGTTGGATGAGCCACCTATTGGCTATGGTATTACAAGAGATACTTGGAGGTCGTTTGTGATTAGTCGCATGTCTGAAGACTTCATG GATGGTTACATTCAacaaaagagggagggtaagtTGATAATTGAAGGAACCAAAGAGGATATACTTACCAAAGCACTTGACACTGAAGAATATAATGGTCGTGTGAGGGGTATTGGAggtcatatcactccaacaatatatTTCAATTCTGGTAGAAGATGCAAGCATGCTGAAGTAATCActgagcataaaagggagctgatggaggcgaggaagaaaattttagagcAAGATGCACGTATACAAAACCTTGAAGTAATGGTGTATAAAAAGGGTACCATGTGCGATATTTCgattgatgacaaaggcagttgctcaAAGTTGCAACCCATGATTGAAGATGGCATGAAGAACGATGATGATGACCTACAAATTTTGTGTCAAGCTGATGTTTTGCAG GGAAAACCAGatgcattgacattggaatctagCACAAATATTGTTGCacatggtacaattgtttgtggCAATGAATCTAATAAAATGCTTCATGGTGTTCCATTTCCAAATAATTGCATGCGAGTCTCCATTGATGAAGCAGTAGAAAAATCAGcacctttgccatatccaattccaagtgaatttgaagtaattggtgatgctgTAGGAACCCATGTGGCTTGGCCAAAACACTTGATAGTGAACCAAGATGAG aagcctcgAAGGAAGAAGCTTGAACAACCAAGAAAGAAAcatactttgtcaacaagtgccccaagagcattacatattTTATATTGTTATAGTAAGCGTGCTTTAGATGATGGCAGATATATATCagtgagttttgattatgacgtGTTTGATGATGATTATGAACTTGTTCTACACCTTGAGGACATCAttcctttgtatcatttggagccCCTTTTAGGCAATTGTGTAattgcctacatatg GTATCTTTATAAAAAACTGctgaaagataacaagaaagaaaaattcAGATTTGTGAATCCACATAAAATCCCATATATGGCAACCAGTGCACATGACAAAAAAGGTAAGTTTGAAAGGCTAAACCAAAGGGCAAGTCATTTGGCAGGCAGGCTAAGTGGTGCATCTGTAGATCAACTTGTTTTGGTGCCATGTAATATCGG TTTCCATTGGATTCTCACTGTTATTGACCCTTACAATGAAGttatttatttgttggattcTCTAAGGCACCGCATTCATGATGAGGATTGGAAATATAtagtggaaatgtga